One window of the Eucalyptus grandis isolate ANBG69807.140 chromosome 8, ASM1654582v1, whole genome shotgun sequence genome contains the following:
- the LOC104414525 gene encoding WAT1-related protein At5g07050, translating into MASLACCNLYRKFKPHLLMILTQIGYTFLYFITEASFNHGMNPHVYITYRHIVAGFVMLPFAYFLERKTRPQLTVSLFVEIFILSLLGVGLTLNMYFASLRYTSPTFLASMVNTIASLTFVIAIALRLEVLNLRNPRGMAKALGTLVSLAGVTTMTLYKGPIMRNLWHPLIHIGGNTSVREDWLKGSVLTIASCVTWSIWYIMQAYTLKRYPAQLSLTTWMSFVGGAQSAVFTVIVEHKRAAWTIGFNIDFWSTLYGGVVCSGLIIFIQLWCTEEKGPVFVTMFNPLSTILVAMLAYFVLGEKLYLGSIIGAVIVIIGLYLLLWGKDKDQGGRVESEEQSYSTSEGRNAEKQRVVTPSLRELPKAEA; encoded by the exons ATGGCATCGTTGGCCTGTTGTAACTTGTACCGGAAGTTCAAACCGCATTTGCTCATGATTCTGACTCAGATAGGTTACACCTTCCTGTACTTCATAACTGAAGCTTCGTTCAACCACGGGATGAACCCTCATGTGTACATAACCTATCGGCACATCGTGGCCGGCTTTGTTATGCTCCCATTTGCCTATTTTCTCGAAAG AAAAACAAGGCCACAGCTAACGGTGTCTCTGTTTGTGGAGATCTTCATCCTGTCCCTCTTGGG AGTCGGACTGACGCTAAACATGTATTTCGCAAGTTTGAGATACACATCCCCAACGTTTCTTGCGTCAATGGTGAATACCATAGCTTCCTTGACTTTTGTCATTGCCATTGCGCTCAG gTTGGAGGTTCTCAACCTCCGAAACCCTCGAGGGATGGCGAAAGCCCTCGGGACGTTAGTCTCCTTGGCGGGTGTGACAACGATGACATTGTACAAAGGCCCAATCATGAGGAACTTGTGGCATCCTCTGATCCATATTGGAGGCAACACCAGTGTCCGGGAGGACTGGTTGAAGGGCTCGGTCCTCACCATTGCGAGCTGCGTCACATGGTCAATATGGTACATCATGCAG GCATACACGTTAAAGAGATACCCGGCACAGCTTTCCTTGACTACATGGATGAGCTTTGTCGGTGGAGCGCAATCGGCAGTCTTCACAGTGATTGTCGAGCATAAACGAGCTGCTTGGACAATCGGATTTAACATAGATTTTTGGTCCACCTTATATGGT GGAGTGGTTTGCTCAGGTTTAATCATCTTCATTCAGCTGTGGTGCACCGAAGAGAAGGGACCAGTGTTTGTCACCATGTTCAACCCACTCTCGACGATTTTAGTCGCCATGCTAGCATATTTCGTCCTCGGCGAGAAGCTCTACTTGGGCAG CATAATCGGGGCAGTCATTGTCATTATCGGGCTGTACTTGCTGCTGTGGGGAAAGGATAAGGATCAAGGAGGTCGAGTCGAGTCTGAGGAGCAATCTTACTCGACTTCCGAAGGACGAAATGCAGAAAAGCAACGAGTCGTCACACCGAGCCTAAGAGAACTACCAAAAGCCGAAGCTTAG
- the LOC104414526 gene encoding CASP-like protein 5B3: MRDFAGTPGTLTGLALRVSQFVFAAGSIASMATTDSFFEFTAFCYLIASMGLQLVWSFGLAILDAYAIFKKKVLHGPVLVSLFVVGDWVTATLSLAAASSSAGITVLYFNDLGSCNFRAECLKYQFAVALAYMSWIAIGTSSLIMLWLLASG, encoded by the exons ATGAGGGATTTTGCTGGGACGCCCGGGACTCTGACCGGGCTCGCTTTGAGGGTGTCGCAGTTTGTTTTCGCAGCTGGGTCAATTGCGTCCATGGCGACCACCGACAGCTTCTTCGAGTTCACGGCTTTCTG CTACTTGATTGCTTCGATGGGTTTGCAATTAGTCTGGAGCTTCGGCCTCGCGATTCTAGATGCATATGCGATCTTTAAAAAGAAGGTGCTACACGGTCCCGTGCTTGTAAGCCTCTTTGTGGTGGGAGACTGG GTCACAGCAACGTTATCTCTCGCCGCAGCTTCTTCCTCGGCTGGCATCACGGTATTGTACTTCAATGACTTGGGCAGTTGCAATTTCAGGGCCGAATGCCTAAAATACCAATTCGCGGTGGCATTAGCATACATGAGCTGGATAGCCATCGGCACATCGTCTCTGATCATGCTGTGGCTATTGGCTTCAGGTTAG